In Mastacembelus armatus chromosome 5, fMasArm1.2, whole genome shotgun sequence, a single genomic region encodes these proteins:
- the LOC113130005 gene encoding potassium voltage-gated channel subfamily A member 10, whose translation MEVPLVNFENMDDVGINLGDPNDSGYPTSPTSEAPDQNRLTRRLTSPNQSPHRRRCAHQSGQDGLSPSTPLTLTTKANSSSGSLISNLKLLINSESPTDSVFSKMAKDCYENEDLFEKHYMEEKDEKVVINISGLMFETQLSTLNKFPETLLGDPMKRISYFDPMRNEYFFDRNRPSFDGILYYYQSGGRIRRPANVPLDVFANEIVFYELGHDAMEQFREDEGFIKEPEVLLPTNELQRQFWLLFEYPESSSAAKSVALVSVFVIVISIFIFCLETLPEFREDNDLPGLNQGINGTQGSSAPHPATKNVIAYLTDPFFIVETICIIWFCFEVCVRFVVCPSKSEFFNNIMNIIDIVSIIPYFVTLGTELATTPDDDVNSGQNMSLAILRIIRLVRVFRIFKLSRHSKGLQILGQTLKASMRELGLLIFFLFIGVILFSSAIYFAEVDEPQTQFVSIPDGFWWAVVTMTTVGYGDMCPITMGGKMVGTLCAIAGVLTIALPVPVIVSNFNYFYHRETEQEEKQMIDAAAEAAQKMSAANKYGSTPSLNKSNGTWQNEKNGMHC comes from the coding sequence ATGGAGGTGCCTCTTGTTAATTTTGAGAACATGGATGATGTCGGTATCAACCTGGGTGACCCGAATGACTCCGGGTACCCAACTTCACCCACCTCAGAGGCCCCTGATCAGAATCGGTTAACTCGCCGTCTGACTTCCCCTAATCAGTCGCCACACAGACGACGATGTGCACATCAGTCTGGCCAAGATGGGTTGTCACCATCCACTCCACTAACTCTGACCACGAAAGCAAACTCCAGCAGTGGGAGTTTGATCTCTAATCTGAAGCTCCTGATCAACAGCGAGTCTCCCACAGACAGCGTCTTCAGTAAGATGGCAAAGGATTGCTATGAGAATGAAGATTTGTTTGAAAAGCACTACATGgaagaaaaagatgagaaagTTGTCATCAATATTTCTGGCCTGATGTTTGAGACCCAGCTTAGCACCTTGAATAAGTTTCCAGAGACGCTGCTTGGTGATCCCATGAAAAGGATAAGCTACTTTGACCCGATGAGAAATGAATACTTTTTTGACAGAAACCGCCCGTCCTTTGATGGGATTTTGTACTACTACCAGTCTGGAGGGAGGATCCGCAGGCCAGCCAATGTTCCCTTAGATGTTTTTGCTAATGAAATTGTTTTCTATGAGTTGGGTCATGATGCAATGGAGCAGTTCCGTGAAGATGAAGGGTTTATTAAAGAACCAGAGGTACTTTTGCCCACCAATGAACTCCAACGACAATTCTGGCTTTTATTCGAATACCCAGAGAGCTCCAGCGCAGCCAAATCTGTAGCgctggtttctgtgtttgttatCGTCATTTCCATCTTCATCTTCTGCCTGGAGACTCTGCCAGAGTTCAGGGAGGACAATGACCTCCCAGGGTTAAACCAAGGTATCAATGGCACCCAAGGCAGTTCTGCCCCTCATCCTGCCACTAAAAATGTGATAGCTTATTTAACGGACCCCTTTTTTATTGTGGAGACTATTTGCATCATTTGGTTCTGCTTTGAAGTTTGCGTCCGCTTTGTGGTGTGCCCCAGCAAAAGTGAATTCTTCAATAACATCATGAATATTATTGACATAGTCTCTATAATTCCCTACTTTGTAACCTTAGGCACAGAGCTGGCTACAACCCCGGATGATGATGTGAACTCTGGCCAGAATATGTCCCTTGCAATCTTAAGAATCATCCGTCTAGTTAGAGTTTTCAGAATCTTTAAGCTCTCCCGACATTCAAAAGGCCTTCAGATCTTGGGTCAGACCTTGAAAGCCAGTATGCGGGAACTGGGGCTGctcatctttttcctttttatagGAGTCATCCTATTCTCAAGTGCCATCTACTTTGCAGAAGTGGATGAGCCCCAAACGCAGTTCGTTAGCATCCCTGATGGCTTCTGGTGGGCTGTGGTGACGATGACCACTGTGGGCTATGGAGACATGTGCCCCATCACCATGGGAGGCAAAATGGTCGGCACTCTTTGTGCCATCGCGGGGGTCCTGACCATTGCCTTGCCCGTCCCTGTAATTGTCTCCAACTTTAACTATTTTTACCACCGTGAGACTgaacaggaggagaaacagatgATCGATGCTGCAGCTGAGGCTGCCCAGAAAATGTCAGCTGCTAACAAATATGGAAGCACACCTTCACTAAACAAAAGCAATGGCACCTGGCAGAATGAGAAGAATGGCATGCACTGCTAG
- the LOC113130467 gene encoding potassium voltage-gated channel subfamily A member 2: MTVATGDPSDEAAAHPGHPQDYDPEADHECCERVVINISGLRFETQLKTLSQFPETLLGDPKKRMRYFDPLRNEYFFDRNRPSFDAILYYYQSGGRLRRPVNVTLDIFSEEIRFYELGEEAIEMFREDEGFIKEEERPLPDNEFQRQVWLLFEYPESSGPARIIAIISVMVILISIVSFCLETLPIFRNDEEEMHKSHAKVFSPETNTTIISYTSTYFTDPFFILETLCIIWFSFEFLVRFFACPSKAGFFGNIMNIIDIVAIIPYFITLGTELADRPEDGQAGQQAMSLAILRVIRLVRVFRIFKLSRHSKGLQILGQTLKASMRELGLLIFFLFIGVILFSSAVYFAEADEPESQFESIPDAFWWAVVSMTTVGYGDMVPTTIGGKIVGSLCAIAGVLTIALPVPVIVSNFNYFYHRETEGEEQAQYLQVNVPKADSAEELKKSRSGSTISKSDYMEIQEAVNNSNEDFQEENLKTANCTLANTNYVNITKMLTDV, encoded by the coding sequence ATGACTGTTGCCACAGGCGACCCCTCTGATGAGGCGGCTGCACACCCAGGGCACCCACAGGACTACGACCCGGAGGCTGACCATGAGTGTTGTGAGAGGGTGGTCATCAACATCTCAGGGCTGCGCTTTGAGACACAACTCAAAACCCTCTCCCAGTTCCCAGAGACTTTGCTGGGGGACCCCAAAAAGAGGATGCGGTACTTTGACCCACTGAGGAATGAGTACTTTTTTGACAGGAACAGACCCAGCTTTGACGCCATATTGTATTATTACCAATCAGGGGGCCGGCTAAGAAGGCCAGTCAACGTCACCCTTGATATTTTCTCAGAGGAGATTCGCTTCTATGAGCTGGGTGAGGAGGCCATTGAAATGTTCAGAGAAGATGAAGGTTTCATCAAGGAGGAGGAGCGACCTCTTCCTGACAATGAGTTTCAGAGACAGGTGTGGCTGCTTTTTGAGTACCCAGAGAGCTCAGGGCCAGCTAGGATTATTGCCATAATCTCTGTCATGGTCATCCTGATATCTATAGTTAGTTTCTGCTTGGAGACTCTCCCCATTTTCCGTAATGATGAGGAGGAGATGCACAAGTCTCACGCAAAAGTCTTTTCACCGGAGACCAATACAACAATCATCAGCTACACCTCGACCTACTTCACTGACCCCTTCTTTATCCTGGAGACTCTCTGCATTATATGGTTCTCCTTTGAGTTTCTGGTGCGCTTCTTTGCCTGCCCCAGCAAAGCAGGCTTTTTTGGTAATATAATGAACATTATTGATATTGTTGCCATCATCCCTTACTTCATCACTCTTGGCACTGAGCTAGCAGATAGGCCAGAGGATGGTCAAGCGGGTCAGCAAGCCATGTCCTTAGCCATTCTCAGGGTCATCCGCTTAGTACGAGTCTTCAGAATTTTCAAGCTCTCTCGTCACTCCAAGGGGCTTCAGATTTTGGGTCAGACCCTAAAAGCCAGCATGAGAGAGCTTGGCCTgctcattttcttcctcttcataGGTGTCATACTTTTCTCCAGTGCTGTCTACTTTGCTGAAGCAGATGAGCCAGAGTCACAGTTTGAAAGCATCCCAGATGCATTTTGGTGGGCTGTGGTGTCCATGACAACAGTTGGCTATGGTGATATGGTCCCGACCACCATTGGTGGCAAGATAGTGGGTTCCCTCTGTGCCATTGCAGGTGTACTGACCATTGCCTTGCCTGTGCCTGTCATTGTGTCCAACTTCAATTACTTCTACCACCGGGAGACTGAAGGTGAAGAACAGGCTCAGTACCTGCAGGTCAACGTGCCCAAAGCTGATTCAGCcgaggagctgaagaagagcCGGAGTGGCTCAACTATCAGTAAATCAGACTATATGGAGATCCAGGAGGCTGTGAACAACAGCAACGAGGACTTTCAGGAGGAGAACCTCAAGACAGCCAACTGCACGCTGGCCAACACAAACTATGTAAACATCACCAAAATGCTCACAGACGTGTAG
- the kcna3a gene encoding potassium voltage-gated channel subfamily A member 3 encodes MDDQSSCVIQSPTPTRHRGHNATDLRGYAEVAKGIMTVENMLEDSAVLSVPHLSVDRYERSRQGCCERVVINISGLRFETQLKTFNQFPDTLLGDPRKRMRYFDPLRNEYFFDRNRPSFDAILYYYQSGGRIRRPVNVPIDIFSEEIRFYQLGEEAMEKFREDEGFIKEEERVLPDNDFQKQVWLLFEYPESSGPARGIAIVSVLVILISIVIFCMETLPEFRDERDQATVAPTVNGTAPYVPSPFTDPFFVIETLCIIWFSFELLVRFFACPSKTCFSKNIMNIIDIVAIIPYFITLGTELAERQTNGGQQAMSLAILRVIRLVRVFRIFKLSRHSKGLQILGQTLKASMRELGLLIFFLFIGVILFSSAVYFAEADDPSSSFTSIPDAFWWAVVTMTTVGYGDMHPVTIGGKIVGSLCAIAGVLTIALPVPVIVSNFNYFYHRETEGEEHSQYMNTDSCEHLPPGELRRSCSSSSLSKSEYMVIEEGINSAFKQPNFTTENNQNCVNINKIFTDV; translated from the coding sequence ATGGATGACCAGTCCTCTTGTGTGATCCAGTCGCCCACGCCCACCAGGCATAGGGGCCACAACGCGACTGACCTCCGGGGTTATGCCGAGGTGGCGAAGGGCATCATGACGGTGGAAAACATGCTCGAGGACTCCGCTGTGCTCTCGGTGCCTCACCTTTCGGTGGATCGATATGAGCGCAGCCGCCAGGGATGCTGCGAGAGGGTGGTGATCAACATTTCAGGTTTACGCTTCGAGACGCAACTTAAAACTTTCAACCAGTTCCCAGACACGCTACTGGGGGACCCCAGGAAAAGGATGCGCTACTTTGACCCACTGAGGAACGAGTACTTCTTTGACAGGAACAGACCGAGCTTTGATGCCATCCTCTACTACTACCAATCAGGGGGACGCATACGGAGACCCGTTAACGTCCCCATTGATATTTTTTCCGAGGAGATTAGGTTTTATCAACTGGGAGAGGAGGCCATGGAGAAATTCCGAGAGGATGAAGGGTTTATAAAAGAAGAGGAGCGCGTATTGCCCGACAATGATTTCCAAAAGCAGGTTTGGCTTTTGTTTGAGTATCCTGAAAGCTCTGGACCAGCAAGAGGGATAGCCATCGTTTCAGTGCTCGTTATTTTGATTTCCATTGTTATTTTCTGCATGGAGACTCTGCCCGAATTTCGGGATGAGAGAGACCAAGCCACAGTGGCCCCCACTGTCAATGGCACTGCACCCTACGTGCCAAGCCCATTCACAGACCCCTTCTTTGTGATTGAGACTTTGTGCATCATATGgttttcttttgagttgctGGTCAGGTTTTTCGCCTGCCCCAGCAAAACTTGTTTCTCCAAAAATATTATGAATATCATTGATATCGTCGCCATAATCCCCTACTTTATCACTCTGGGGACCGAGCTGGCCGAGAGGCAAACTAACGGGGGGCAACAAGCGATGTCTCTAGCAATCCTAAGGGTGATCAGACTAGTGAGAGTTTTTCGCATTTTTAAGCTCTCACGACACTCAAAGGGACTCCAGATTCTGGGACAGACCCTTAAGGCCAGCATGAGGGAGCTCGGTTtgctcatattttttcttttcatcgGAGTTATTCTTTTCTCCAGCGCGGTTTACTTTGCAGAAGCCGACGACCCCTCGTCCAGCTTCACCAGCATCCCAGATGCGTTTTGGTGGGCAGTTGTCACTATGACCACAGTCGGATATGGAGACATGCATCCCGTGACCATTGGTGGAAAAATAGTGGGGTCGTTGTGCGCAATAGCAGGCGTGCTCACCATTGCCTTACCCGTACCAGTGATTGTGTCAAATTTCAACTACTTCTACCACAGGGAGACTGAAGGAGAGGAGCACTCACAGTACATGAACACAGACAGCTGTGAACACCTCCCACCGGGGGAGCTGAGGAGGTCGTGcagctcctcctctctcagcaaGTCTGAGTACATGGTGATAGAGGAGGGCATCAACAGTGCGTTCAAACAGCCCAACTTTACCACCGAAAATAACCAGAACTGCGTGAACATCAACAAGATCTTCACAGATGtgtaa